The proteins below are encoded in one region of Geoalkalibacter ferrihydriticus DSM 17813:
- a CDS encoding FmdE family protein, with translation MQVLPPAQLFDRIHQRHGHYCPMSTLGGRMGFAARRRLGEVPLRAVYLLRTCAVDGIAVATGCSEADGSLHVRDEGRHALLVGHRGGVRGLEVVLRRATLDLAWEYRHLDEALERDRPTLDAAVLQRRHSAKALFLDQLLQRLRTLPEEDLLDVREAEADIAWSKETHA, from the coding sequence ATGCAGGTGCTTCCCCCCGCGCAGCTTTTCGACAGGATTCATCAGCGCCACGGCCATTATTGTCCGATGAGCACTCTCGGCGGGCGCATGGGGTTTGCCGCGCGTCGGCGACTGGGCGAGGTACCCCTGCGCGCCGTATACCTGCTGCGCACCTGCGCCGTTGACGGAATTGCGGTGGCTACCGGTTGCAGCGAAGCGGACGGCTCCCTGCACGTCCGGGACGAGGGGCGCCATGCTCTGCTTGTAGGGCACCGCGGCGGCGTTCGCGGGCTGGAAGTGGTCCTGCGTCGCGCCACCCTGGATCTGGCCTGGGAATACCGCCACCTGGACGAGGCTTTGGAACGGGATCGCCCCACCCTCGATGCCGCGGTGCTGCAACGCCGCCACAGTGCAAAGGCGCTGTTTCTGGACCAGTTGCTACAGCGTTTGCGCACCCTTCCCGAGGAGGACCTGCTCGACGTTCGCGAGGCTGAAGCGGATATTGCCTGGTCGAAGGAGACCCATGCCTGA
- a CDS encoding AAA family ATPase, with amino-acid sequence MHRKLQNIFYEVRDPVLGWDDVGGYADVKETLREMVCLPLKKPELIRRHNLGLPSGVMLWGPLGTGITMLAEACAKEAGVSFVYISGQEMLGKGQELVEAFDCAIHEAPCVLFISDCEWLAPRAGCDYEWGPGNFRAIPPTFADKELTRLFIEQIDRIHGVEGLMLLGSCYRIDTVDQAIIKEKKRFNRKVFVHPPTAIDRRGILDIYMARMPNLAADIDPQRLAEASEGYVGWDIESLCKRATVNAIKEDATVVTLAHFEKALKEIRQFLTPDMTAKYHQIRDMDCPHHYEF; translated from the coding sequence ATGCATCGTAAATTGCAGAACATCTTCTATGAAGTACGCGATCCCGTGCTGGGCTGGGACGATGTCGGCGGTTATGCCGACGTCAAGGAAACTTTGCGGGAAATGGTTTGCCTGCCCCTCAAAAAACCCGAACTGATCCGCCGCCATAATCTCGGCCTGCCTTCGGGTGTGATGCTCTGGGGACCCCTGGGCACCGGCATCACCATGCTCGCCGAGGCTTGCGCGAAAGAGGCCGGGGTGTCCTTCGTCTATATTTCCGGACAGGAGATGCTCGGCAAGGGTCAGGAGTTGGTGGAGGCCTTCGACTGCGCCATTCATGAGGCGCCCTGCGTGCTGTTTATCTCCGATTGTGAATGGCTGGCGCCGCGCGCCGGCTGTGATTACGAATGGGGACCGGGAAATTTTCGCGCCATTCCGCCGACCTTTGCCGACAAGGAACTGACCCGCCTGTTCATTGAACAGATTGATCGCATCCATGGTGTCGAAGGGCTGATGCTGCTCGGCTCCTGCTACCGCATCGACACGGTAGATCAAGCCATCATCAAGGAAAAGAAGCGATTCAACCGCAAGGTGTTCGTGCATCCGCCCACCGCCATCGACCGCCGGGGTATTCTCGATATCTATATGGCGCGTATGCCCAACCTTGCCGCCGACATCGACCCTCAGCGGTTGGCCGAAGCCTCCGAGGGCTATGTCGGCTGGGACATCGAGAGTCTGTGCAAGCGCGCCACGGTCAATGCCATCAAGGAAGATGCGACGGTCGTGACCTTGGCGCATTTCGAAAAGGCCCTCAAGGAAATCCGCCAGTTCCTCACCCCCGACATGACGGCCAAGTATCATCAGATCCGCGACATGGACTGTCCGCACCACTACGAATTCTAA